One segment of Patescibacteria group bacterium DNA contains the following:
- the rpsF gene encoding 30S ribosomal protein S6: MNNYELLYIISNQYTDDEAAKIKAKIDGMLKGFGAVIGLEENLGKKKLAYPINRIAHGYYLLNEFELEDGNQLKQINEFLRLDKEILRAQIVIKKKLSPEEIEKQKKREQAAELRRAAGEKTEEKAKPAEAKKESKKVDIKDLDEKLEEILKTDDLV; this comes from the coding sequence ATGAACAATTACGAATTACTCTACATCATCTCCAATCAGTACACTGATGATGAAGCCGCCAAAATCAAAGCTAAAATCGACGGCATGCTTAAGGGCTTTGGCGCCGTTATCGGACTAGAAGAAAACTTAGGCAAAAAAAAATTAGCCTACCCCATCAATCGTATCGCCCACGGTTATTATTTACTCAATGAATTTGAATTGGAAGACGGCAATCAACTCAAACAAATCAACGAGTTCTTACGCTTAGACAAAGAGATCCTGCGCGCGCAAATCGTTATCAAAAAGAAACTGTCTCCCGAAGAAATCGAAAAACAGAAAAAGCGCGAACAAGCCGCTGAGTTGCGCCGAGCCGCCGGAGAAAAAACCGAGGAAAAAGCCAAGCCGGCCGAAGCCAAAAAAGAAAGCAAGAAGGTAGACATTAAGGACTTAGACGAAAAATTGGAGGAGATTTTAAAAACCGACGATTTAGTGTAA
- a CDS encoding single-stranded DNA-binding protein: MNLNKAIIIGNLTANPEVKKTASGQTIANFSIATNRVWTNQQGVKQEQAEFHAIVAFGRLAEIVGQYLAKGRLCMVEGRIQTRNWMDTSNVKHWKTEIVAENIQLGPRSTTSANGGYGQERPSNGGYDAAPAYEVEQVAAAPVANDNEEEIKVEDIPF, translated from the coding sequence ATGAACCTAAACAAAGCCATTATCATTGGCAATCTCACCGCCAATCCCGAGGTCAAAAAAACCGCTTCAGGTCAAACCATTGCCAATTTCTCCATCGCCACCAACCGCGTCTGGACCAACCAGCAGGGTGTTAAGCAGGAACAAGCCGAGTTTCATGCCATCGTCGCCTTCGGCCGCCTGGCCGAGATCGTCGGCCAATACCTGGCCAAGGGTCGCCTCTGTATGGTGGAAGGCCGTATCCAAACCCGCAACTGGATGGATACCAGTAATGTTAAACATTGGAAGACAGAAATCGTCGCTGAAAATATCCAATTAGGACCGCGTAGCACCACTTCCGCTAATGGCGGTTACGGCCAAGAGAGACCGAGTAACGGCGGCTATGATGCCGCTCCGGCTTATGAAGTTGAACAGGTAGCTGCCGCTCCTGTAGCCAACGATAATGAAGAAGAAATAAAAGTTGAAGATATTCCATTTTAA